Proteins from a genomic interval of Rosa chinensis cultivar Old Blush chromosome 2, RchiOBHm-V2, whole genome shotgun sequence:
- the LOC112185737 gene encoding probable LRR receptor-like serine/threonine-protein kinase At3g47570 isoform X2 encodes MERVTWFFLIFLIYCEAASCLTMAAQTNLNITTDRSALLALKARITSDPQNMIFTNWSTTTPICNWVGVTCGARHHRVADLNLSYFSLTGTIPPDLGNLSFLVVLDIKNNSFHGILPQELACLRRLKYISLRNNKFMGVIPSWFGSLFKLQVFSLFGNQFSGSIPATIFNLSDLQTINLSYNQLSGPIPYEIGYLPNLKILSLFQNNLNGHIPSSIFNISTITILSLSFNQLSGSLPADIGLALPKLEEFYAARNHLSGVIPKSISNASELRILSLEGSSFSGYIPSTLCLLTKLEYLLLYVNNLTIDTSTPEVNIFSCLPNLRNLKFLAFESNPLNAKLSISFWNFSASLQKLYLANCSLRGNIPNDIGNLSSLILLSLADNQFSGPIPSSMGRLHNLQVLAMSNNTLQGHIPDELCQLGNLFELSLGGNQLSGSVPSCLGNLTASLRNLHLDSNLLNSTIPSTLWGLTDILELDLSSNSLIGPLSGAVGNLKAAAYINVSYNQLSGSIPSSIGSLLKLTNLSLAHNNLEGPIPSSFATCLSLELLDLSQNSLSGVIPKSLEALSYLKYLNLSFNRLQGEIPTSGPFKNFSTESFVSNHGLCGGSQFQVPPCKRKTSISILKYVIPGILSTMLLATSIIWMLMLRRKKNATAAAHTILTPQVFWRRVSYLELLHATDGFNESNLLGTGGFGSIYKGTLSDGIDIAIKVFNLELEGAFTSFEVECEVLSNVRHRNLVKVISCCSQINFKGLVLNYMPNGSLEKWLYSQNSSLNIMQRLDIMIDVASALEYLHHGYEVPIVHCDLKPSNILLDDDMVAHVADFGIARLLGGGDSMTQTMTLATIGYIAPEYGMEGIVTRRGDVYSFGIVVMETFTRRKPTDEIFIGDMRFNQWVASFLDADAIAEVVDATLLGTEEDHEFVSKRECLSSIMRLAVACSAESPEERINMQEAVAMLKTIKIKFSKHAAAGED; translated from the exons ATGGAGCGAGTTACTTGGTTCTTCCTGATATTTTTGATCTATTGTGAGGCGGCTAGCTGCTTAACTATGGCAGCACAAACCAACCTTAACATCACCACAGACCGGTCTGCTCTTCTTGCTCTCAAAGCTCGTATCACCAGTGACCCTCAAAACATGATCTTCACCAACTGGTCAACCACTACTCCTATTTGTAACTGGGTTGGGGTCACTTGTGGTGCACGCCATCATCGAGTCGCAGACTTGAACCTTTCTTACTTTAGTCTCACAGGCACCATTCCTCCGGATCTAGGCAACTTATCTTTTCTTGTTGTTCTGGATATCAAAAATAATAGTTTTCATGGTATCTTGCCTCAAGAACTAGCTTGCCTGCGTCGGTTGAAGTATATAAGCTTGAGAAACAACAAGTTCATGGGAGTCATTCCGTCATGGTTTGGATCCTTATTCAAACTTCAAGTATTCAGTTTGTTTGGTAATCAATTTTCAGGTTCCATACCAGCTACAATCTTCAACTTATCTGATCTGCAAACAATTAATCTGAGTTATAACCAACTCTCAG GTCCTATACCATATGAGATTGGTTATCTTCCAAATTTAAAGATATTGTCGCTCTTTCAAAATAATCTAAATGGCCATATCCCATCCTCAATCTTCAATATCTCCACAATAACAATATTATCTCTCAGCTTCAATCAGCTTTCAGGTAGCCTCCCAGCAGACATAGGCCTTGCGCTTCCAAAACTAGAAGAGTTTTATGCAGCAAGGAATCACCTCAGTGGAGTAATCCCCAAATCCATCTCTAATGCTTCTGAGCTTCGGATTCTAAGCCTTGAAGGTAGCTCTTTTTCTGGATATATTCCAAGCACTCTGTGCCTCTTGACAAAACTTGAATACCTCCTATTGTACGTGAATAATTTGACCATTGATACCTCTACTCCGGAAgttaatattttttcttgtcTACCAAATCTTAGAAATTTGAAGTTTTTAGCCTTCGAAAGCAATCCATTAAATGCGAAGCTTTCGATTTCCTTCTGGAATTTCTCTGCATCACTTCAAAAACTTTATTTAGCAAATTGCAGCTTGAGAGGTAACATCCCCAATGATATTGGGAATTTGAGTAGCTTGATACTTTTAAGCCTCGCAGACAATCAATTTAGCGGGCCAATTCCAAGTTCAATGGGAAGACTACATAATCTTCAAGTTTTGGCTATGAGTAATAACACATTGCAAGGACACATTCCAGATGAGCTTTGTCAACTAGGAAACTTATTTGAATTGTCCTTGGGTGGGAATCAACTCTCTGGTTCTGTACCTTCCTGCTTGGGTAATCTAACAGCATCTCTTAGAAATCTACACTTAGATTCCAATTTGTTGAATTCCACAATACCTTCTACCTTGTGGGGACTTACAGATATCTTGGAACTAGACTTGTCATCCAATTCTCTAATTGGACCTCTATCAGGTGCTGTTGGTAATTTGAAAGCTGCTGCATACATAAATGTATCATACAACCAATTATCTGGTAGTATACCAAGCAGCATTGGGAGTTTATTGAAATTAACCAATCTCTCGTTGGCACATAATAATCTAGAAGGCCCTATTCCTAGTTCCTTTGCCACCTGCTTAAGCTTAGAACTTTTGGATTTATCTCAGAACAGTCTCTCTGGtgtgattccaaagtctctTGAAGCACTCTCATATCTCAAGTACTTAAATTTGTCTTTCAACAGACTCCAAGGAGAAATTCCAACTAGCGGTCCATTCAAAAACTTCTCTACTGAATCATTTGTTTCAAACCATGGACTCTGTGGTGGATCCCAATTTCAAGTTCCACCATGCAAAAGAAAAACTAGCATATCTATCTTGAAGTATGTTATTCCAGGGATCTTGTCAACAATGCTTCTTGCGACCTCCATAATTTGGATGTTGATGTTACGCAGAAAAAAGAATGCAACAGCTGCAGCACATACTATCTTGACACCTCAAGTTTTCTGGAGAAGAGTTTCATACCTAGAGCTCCTACATGCGACAGATGGATTCAATGAAAGCAACTTACTTGGTACTGGGGGTTTTGGCTCAATATATAAAGGAACATTGTCAGATGGGATAGACATTGCGATAAAGGTTTTCAATTTGGAGTTAGAAGGGGCATTTACGAGTTTTGAGGTTGAATGTGAAGTGCTAAGTAATGTTCGTCACCGAAATCTTGTCAAAGTTATCAGTTGTTGCAGTCAAATTAATTTCAAAGGTCTTGTATTGAATTACATGCCTAATGGGAGCCTTGAGAAGTGGTTGTATTCTCAGAATTCTTCTTTGAACATAATGCAGAGGTTGGATATAATGATAGATGTTGCATCGGCATTAGAGTACCTTCATCATGGTTATGAAGTACCTATTGTGCATTGTGATTTGAAGCCAAGCAACATCCTACTAGATGATGATATGGTTGCACATGTTGCTGATTTTGGTATTGCGAGACTCTTGGGTGGAGGAGATTCTATGACTCAAACCATGACTTTAGCCACAATTGGGTATATTGCTCCAG AGTATGGAATGGAAGGAATAGTGACCAGAAGAGGGGATGTGTACAGTTTTGGTATTGTAGTGATGGAAACATTCACAAGAAGGAAGCCAACCGACGAGATCTTCATTGGGGACATGAGATTTAATCAATGGGTTGCAAGTTTTCTAGATGCGGATGCGATAGCTGAAGTTGTGGATGCTACTTTACTTGGAACCGAGGAGGATCATGAGTTCGTGAGCAAGAGGGAGTGCTTATCATCCATTATGAGATTAGCTGTTGCTTGTTCAGCAGAATCACCGGAAGAGAGGATAAACATGCAAGAGGCTGTAGCCATGCTTAAAACAATCAAGATCAAGTTTTCAAAGCACGCTGCAGCAGGAG AAGACTGA
- the LOC112185737 gene encoding probable LRR receptor-like serine/threonine-protein kinase At3g47570 isoform X1 yields the protein MERVTWFFLIFLIYCEAASCLTMAAQTNLNITTDRSALLALKARITSDPQNMIFTNWSTTTPICNWVGVTCGARHHRVADLNLSYFSLTGTIPPDLGNLSFLVVLDIKNNSFHGILPQELACLRRLKYISLRNNKFMGVIPSWFGSLFKLQVFSLFGNQFSGSIPATIFNLSDLQTINLSYNQLSGPIPYEIGYLPNLKILSLFQNNLNGHIPSSIFNISTITILSLSFNQLSGSLPADIGLALPKLEEFYAARNHLSGVIPKSISNASELRILSLEGSSFSGYIPSTLCLLTKLEYLLLYVNNLTIDTSTPEVNIFSCLPNLRNLKFLAFESNPLNAKLSISFWNFSASLQKLYLANCSLRGNIPNDIGNLSSLILLSLADNQFSGPIPSSMGRLHNLQVLAMSNNTLQGHIPDELCQLGNLFELSLGGNQLSGSVPSCLGNLTASLRNLHLDSNLLNSTIPSTLWGLTDILELDLSSNSLIGPLSGAVGNLKAAAYINVSYNQLSGSIPSSIGSLLKLTNLSLAHNNLEGPIPSSFATCLSLELLDLSQNSLSGVIPKSLEALSYLKYLNLSFNRLQGEIPTSGPFKNFSTESFVSNHGLCGGSQFQVPPCKRKTSISILKYVIPGILSTMLLATSIIWMLMLRRKKNATAAAHTILTPQVFWRRVSYLELLHATDGFNESNLLGTGGFGSIYKGTLSDGIDIAIKVFNLELEGAFTSFEVECEVLSNVRHRNLVKVISCCSQINFKGLVLNYMPNGSLEKWLYSQNSSLNIMQRLDIMIDVASALEYLHHGYEVPIVHCDLKPSNILLDDDMVAHVADFGIARLLGGGDSMTQTMTLATIGYIAPEYGMEGIVTRRGDVYSFGIVVMETFTRRKPTDEIFIGDMRFNQWVASFLDADAIAEVVDATLLGTEEDHEFVSKRECLSSIMRLAVACSAESPEERINMQEAVAMLKTIKIKFSKHAAAGGVVLNCRPVW from the exons ATGGAGCGAGTTACTTGGTTCTTCCTGATATTTTTGATCTATTGTGAGGCGGCTAGCTGCTTAACTATGGCAGCACAAACCAACCTTAACATCACCACAGACCGGTCTGCTCTTCTTGCTCTCAAAGCTCGTATCACCAGTGACCCTCAAAACATGATCTTCACCAACTGGTCAACCACTACTCCTATTTGTAACTGGGTTGGGGTCACTTGTGGTGCACGCCATCATCGAGTCGCAGACTTGAACCTTTCTTACTTTAGTCTCACAGGCACCATTCCTCCGGATCTAGGCAACTTATCTTTTCTTGTTGTTCTGGATATCAAAAATAATAGTTTTCATGGTATCTTGCCTCAAGAACTAGCTTGCCTGCGTCGGTTGAAGTATATAAGCTTGAGAAACAACAAGTTCATGGGAGTCATTCCGTCATGGTTTGGATCCTTATTCAAACTTCAAGTATTCAGTTTGTTTGGTAATCAATTTTCAGGTTCCATACCAGCTACAATCTTCAACTTATCTGATCTGCAAACAATTAATCTGAGTTATAACCAACTCTCAG GTCCTATACCATATGAGATTGGTTATCTTCCAAATTTAAAGATATTGTCGCTCTTTCAAAATAATCTAAATGGCCATATCCCATCCTCAATCTTCAATATCTCCACAATAACAATATTATCTCTCAGCTTCAATCAGCTTTCAGGTAGCCTCCCAGCAGACATAGGCCTTGCGCTTCCAAAACTAGAAGAGTTTTATGCAGCAAGGAATCACCTCAGTGGAGTAATCCCCAAATCCATCTCTAATGCTTCTGAGCTTCGGATTCTAAGCCTTGAAGGTAGCTCTTTTTCTGGATATATTCCAAGCACTCTGTGCCTCTTGACAAAACTTGAATACCTCCTATTGTACGTGAATAATTTGACCATTGATACCTCTACTCCGGAAgttaatattttttcttgtcTACCAAATCTTAGAAATTTGAAGTTTTTAGCCTTCGAAAGCAATCCATTAAATGCGAAGCTTTCGATTTCCTTCTGGAATTTCTCTGCATCACTTCAAAAACTTTATTTAGCAAATTGCAGCTTGAGAGGTAACATCCCCAATGATATTGGGAATTTGAGTAGCTTGATACTTTTAAGCCTCGCAGACAATCAATTTAGCGGGCCAATTCCAAGTTCAATGGGAAGACTACATAATCTTCAAGTTTTGGCTATGAGTAATAACACATTGCAAGGACACATTCCAGATGAGCTTTGTCAACTAGGAAACTTATTTGAATTGTCCTTGGGTGGGAATCAACTCTCTGGTTCTGTACCTTCCTGCTTGGGTAATCTAACAGCATCTCTTAGAAATCTACACTTAGATTCCAATTTGTTGAATTCCACAATACCTTCTACCTTGTGGGGACTTACAGATATCTTGGAACTAGACTTGTCATCCAATTCTCTAATTGGACCTCTATCAGGTGCTGTTGGTAATTTGAAAGCTGCTGCATACATAAATGTATCATACAACCAATTATCTGGTAGTATACCAAGCAGCATTGGGAGTTTATTGAAATTAACCAATCTCTCGTTGGCACATAATAATCTAGAAGGCCCTATTCCTAGTTCCTTTGCCACCTGCTTAAGCTTAGAACTTTTGGATTTATCTCAGAACAGTCTCTCTGGtgtgattccaaagtctctTGAAGCACTCTCATATCTCAAGTACTTAAATTTGTCTTTCAACAGACTCCAAGGAGAAATTCCAACTAGCGGTCCATTCAAAAACTTCTCTACTGAATCATTTGTTTCAAACCATGGACTCTGTGGTGGATCCCAATTTCAAGTTCCACCATGCAAAAGAAAAACTAGCATATCTATCTTGAAGTATGTTATTCCAGGGATCTTGTCAACAATGCTTCTTGCGACCTCCATAATTTGGATGTTGATGTTACGCAGAAAAAAGAATGCAACAGCTGCAGCACATACTATCTTGACACCTCAAGTTTTCTGGAGAAGAGTTTCATACCTAGAGCTCCTACATGCGACAGATGGATTCAATGAAAGCAACTTACTTGGTACTGGGGGTTTTGGCTCAATATATAAAGGAACATTGTCAGATGGGATAGACATTGCGATAAAGGTTTTCAATTTGGAGTTAGAAGGGGCATTTACGAGTTTTGAGGTTGAATGTGAAGTGCTAAGTAATGTTCGTCACCGAAATCTTGTCAAAGTTATCAGTTGTTGCAGTCAAATTAATTTCAAAGGTCTTGTATTGAATTACATGCCTAATGGGAGCCTTGAGAAGTGGTTGTATTCTCAGAATTCTTCTTTGAACATAATGCAGAGGTTGGATATAATGATAGATGTTGCATCGGCATTAGAGTACCTTCATCATGGTTATGAAGTACCTATTGTGCATTGTGATTTGAAGCCAAGCAACATCCTACTAGATGATGATATGGTTGCACATGTTGCTGATTTTGGTATTGCGAGACTCTTGGGTGGAGGAGATTCTATGACTCAAACCATGACTTTAGCCACAATTGGGTATATTGCTCCAG AGTATGGAATGGAAGGAATAGTGACCAGAAGAGGGGATGTGTACAGTTTTGGTATTGTAGTGATGGAAACATTCACAAGAAGGAAGCCAACCGACGAGATCTTCATTGGGGACATGAGATTTAATCAATGGGTTGCAAGTTTTCTAGATGCGGATGCGATAGCTGAAGTTGTGGATGCTACTTTACTTGGAACCGAGGAGGATCATGAGTTCGTGAGCAAGAGGGAGTGCTTATCATCCATTATGAGATTAGCTGTTGCTTGTTCAGCAGAATCACCGGAAGAGAGGATAAACATGCAAGAGGCTGTAGCCATGCTTAAAACAATCAAGATCAAGTTTTCAAAGCACGCTGCAGCAGGAGGTGTGGTGTTGAACTGTCGTCCTGTTTGGTAA
- the LOC112185794 gene encoding uncharacterized protein LOC112185794 has protein sequence MNQWNYGWEDPWGYEQESLYGGGYQAYEPRKEFVEALLAQLQASQSLLQASQARLQASQEMLIHSNEQLKASLSQEPPFTIYEHESFFDQMEPNSREEVYYEHYEQELPIQDRDGDVHEQESELGYESFNASGVRDYTSEEWVQYWKSKLPNGGEIFEDDSEEEEVFSSEEDAEFKVIHYNPLFIEEDAELQAIYHNPLFIEVDIPMEEESPSILCDDEEIEELRTFSPPTSEKIHHELPKVESRTLSTYILNERIGIKVLLPPNPSLSGQCFYNEVMDWKGKLTLNLSHHSQELLPPIVPMSIISNPLEKEKARILDPRRKIEKKRKIKKLHFWPLIGVFFCSTWSCFYDISRSPLAPNNRVLVLEKYPP, from the coding sequence ATGAATCAATGGAACTATGGATGGGAAGACCCGTGGGGATATGAGCAAGAAAGTTTATATGGTGGAGGTTATCAAGCTTATGAGCCTAGGAAGGAATTCGTTGAAGCactactagctcaattgcaagcctcTCAATCTCTATtgcaagcctcccaagctcgattgcaagcttctcaagagaTGCTTATACATTCCAACGAGCAACTTAAGGCTAGTCTTTCACAAGAGCCACCCTTCACCATTTATGAGCATGaatctttctttgaccaaatGGAACCTAATTCAAGAGAAGAAGTATATTATGAGCATTATGAACAAGAGTTGCCTATTCAAGATCGAGATGGTGATGTTCATGAACAAGAAAGTGAGcttggttatgaaagtttcaatgcaaGTGGGGTGCGAGACTACACTTCGGAGGAATGggtgcaatattggaaatctaagCTTCCTAATGGAGGGGAGATATTTGAAGATGattccgaagaagaagaagtatttTCTAGTGAGGAGGATGCAGAATTTAAAGTTATACACTATAATCCCTTGTTCATCGAGGAAGATGCGGAGCTTCAAGCCATATATCATAATCCCTTATTCATTGAGGTTGATATTCCCATGGAGGAAGAGAGTCCTTCAATACtttgtgatgatgaagaaattgaagagttaAGGACTTTCTCTCCTCCTACATCCGAGAAGATCCACCATGAGCTTCCCAAGGTGGAGAGTAGGACATTGAGCACTTACATTCTTAATGAGAGGATTGGGATCAAGGTACTTTTACCTCCCAATCCATCATTAAGtggtcaatgtttctacaatgaggtgatggattggaaaggaaaaCTTACACTTAACCTTTCCCATCACTCACAAGAGCTTCTACCACCTATTGTTCCTATGAGTATCATTTCTAATCcacttgagaaggagaaggcaaggaTATTGGatcctagaagaaaaattgagaagaagaggaaaattaAGAAGCTACACTTTTGGCCACTAATTGGAGTATTCTTTTGTAGCACTTGGTCTTGCTTCTATGATATATCAAGGAGTCCCttagccccaaacaatagggtGCTCGTGcttgagaagtatccaccttga